One region of Haloprofundus salilacus genomic DNA includes:
- a CDS encoding MFS transporter, with translation MESKRLQFYGLYLTRFAGGFGFITLITLLPEYINLIDPQDFALPFLGLTLSAGFVIGMYTTGFTLAQTVAVVPLAWAGDRYDKRLVLLGSLLVGVVAYALFPLLDTGAPGASLLFILARALQGVAVTGASLMSLSLVGELADAGTRANHIGKANAANFASSVLGSLSAGALYELLGFTPIFSLIVVLLSVATGIVWLFVSPDRTRVKGFPFSDLALNRRIITVSSFRAQYAVAVTLVRTWVPIYAGVSAASGGLAYGALAVSVTVVTEKFCNMLLQPHTGRLSDRYGRALFVFVGGGLYGLIALAVPFSPAIGASLGAPTELPFLGALTPAFLPLAVLSGLLGIADSFREPASMALFADEGSGGKGVASSFGIRELVWRPGSVVGPLLGGWLMAEVGMEWVFYVGGASAITGVLTMLGVLAYHNGTGVRALTEW, from the coding sequence GTGGAATCCAAGCGACTCCAGTTCTACGGACTCTATCTCACGCGGTTCGCCGGCGGTTTCGGGTTCATCACGCTCATCACGCTCCTGCCGGAGTACATCAACCTGATCGACCCGCAGGATTTCGCACTTCCATTTCTCGGTCTTACGCTCAGCGCCGGGTTCGTCATCGGGATGTACACGACGGGATTCACGCTCGCCCAGACCGTCGCCGTCGTTCCGCTGGCGTGGGCGGGCGACCGCTACGACAAACGGCTCGTCCTCCTGGGGTCGCTCCTCGTCGGCGTCGTCGCCTACGCGCTGTTTCCGCTCCTCGACACCGGCGCTCCCGGCGCGAGTCTGCTCTTCATCCTCGCCCGCGCGCTGCAGGGCGTCGCCGTCACCGGCGCGTCGCTGATGTCGCTGTCGCTGGTCGGCGAACTCGCCGACGCGGGAACGCGCGCGAACCACATCGGCAAGGCCAACGCCGCCAACTTCGCGTCCTCCGTCCTCGGCAGTCTCAGCGCCGGCGCGCTGTACGAACTGCTCGGCTTCACGCCCATCTTCTCGCTCATCGTCGTCCTCCTCTCGGTGGCGACCGGAATCGTCTGGCTCTTCGTCTCACCCGATCGCACCCGAGTGAAGGGCTTTCCCTTCTCGGACCTCGCGCTCAACCGCCGCATCATTACGGTCTCTAGTTTCCGCGCACAGTACGCCGTCGCCGTGACGCTCGTCCGGACGTGGGTGCCCATCTACGCGGGCGTCTCCGCCGCGAGCGGCGGTCTCGCGTACGGCGCGCTCGCGGTGAGCGTCACCGTCGTCACCGAGAAGTTCTGCAACATGCTGCTGCAGCCGCACACGGGTCGGCTCTCGGACCGATACGGCCGCGCGCTGTTCGTCTTCGTCGGCGGCGGTCTCTACGGTCTCATCGCGCTCGCGGTTCCCTTTTCGCCCGCAATCGGTGCGTCGCTCGGTGCCCCGACCGAACTCCCATTCCTCGGGGCGCTGACGCCCGCATTCCTCCCGCTGGCCGTCCTCTCGGGGCTACTCGGAATCGCCGACAGCTTCCGCGAACCGGCGAGCATGGCGCTGTTCGCCGACGAGGGCAGCGGCGGCAAAGGCGTCGCCTCCAGTTTCGGCATCCGCGAACTCGTCTGGCGACCTGGGAGCGTTGTGGGACCGCTGCTCGGCGGGTGGTTGATGGCGGAGGTCGGCATGGAGTGGGTGTTCTACGTCGGCGGCGCGTCGGCCATCACGGGCGTCCTCACCATGTTGGGCGTCCTCGCCTACCACAACGGAACCGGCGTCCGCGCGCTGACCGAGTGGTAG
- the malQ gene encoding 4-alpha-glucanotransferase: MRFDRQSGVFLHVSSLPGPHGIGDLGDGARAFVDFLAKADQSLWQFCPLGPTSSAHGNSPYQSFSAFAGNPLFVDLRELLDRGWLADGDLKPVPEFDPHETDYERVSEYKRPLLRTAFERFESEASDADHEAFEAFRERKSSWLDDYTLFISLKEHHDQVAWIDWPEELKTREPDVLDRARDELEAERRYHAFCQFLFDEQWRDLKSYAAANGVSLVGDLPIYVALDSADVWASPEAFALDENHEPAAVAGVPPQFGDSGQRWGNPLYDWDYLRETDFDWWRRRLSRLFDLVDVARLDHFKGFDEYWAIPADADDPAAGSWRNAPGYDFFETIEREFGDLPFVVEDLGFIDEQLVALRDYFEFPGMRVPHYADWCREGNMNQPMHYPHSSIGYTATHDTDTTVSYYRSLPDHQKDCLHYNLGVDGSEINWSLIEAVWNSEAVLAMTTVPDLLGLGSEARFNTPGTAEGNWSWRCTYEDLEDSVAERLRDVTDYTIR; the protein is encoded by the coding sequence ATGCGATTCGACCGACAAAGTGGCGTCTTTCTCCACGTCTCTTCGCTCCCCGGCCCGCACGGCATCGGCGATCTCGGCGACGGCGCGCGCGCATTCGTCGATTTTCTCGCGAAAGCGGACCAGTCGCTGTGGCAGTTCTGCCCGCTCGGACCCACCTCGTCGGCGCACGGTAACTCTCCGTACCAGTCCTTTTCAGCGTTCGCCGGCAACCCGCTGTTCGTCGACCTCCGGGAGTTGCTCGACCGGGGGTGGCTCGCCGACGGCGACCTGAAGCCCGTCCCCGAGTTCGACCCCCACGAGACCGATTACGAGCGCGTCTCGGAGTACAAACGCCCCCTGCTCCGGACGGCGTTCGAGCGGTTCGAGTCGGAGGCCTCGGACGCCGACCACGAGGCATTCGAAGCGTTCCGCGAGCGCAAGTCGTCGTGGCTCGACGATTACACGCTCTTTATCTCGCTAAAAGAGCACCACGACCAGGTCGCGTGGATCGATTGGCCGGAGGAACTGAAGACGAGAGAGCCGGACGTGCTCGACCGCGCCCGCGACGAACTCGAAGCCGAGCGCCGCTACCACGCGTTCTGTCAGTTCCTGTTCGACGAACAGTGGCGCGACCTGAAGTCGTACGCCGCCGCCAACGGCGTCTCGCTCGTCGGCGACCTCCCCATCTACGTTGCGCTCGACAGCGCCGACGTCTGGGCGTCGCCGGAAGCGTTCGCCCTCGACGAGAACCACGAACCCGCGGCCGTCGCCGGCGTGCCGCCGCAGTTCGGCGACAGCGGCCAGCGGTGGGGGAATCCGCTGTACGACTGGGACTACCTCCGCGAGACCGACTTCGACTGGTGGCGTCGCCGCCTTTCTCGGCTTTTCGACCTCGTCGACGTCGCGCGCCTCGACCACTTCAAGGGATTCGACGAGTACTGGGCGATTCCCGCCGACGCCGACGACCCCGCCGCGGGGTCGTGGCGCAACGCGCCCGGCTACGACTTCTTCGAGACGATAGAGCGAGAGTTCGGCGACCTGCCGTTCGTCGTCGAAGATTTAGGATTCATCGACGAGCAGCTCGTCGCCCTCCGCGACTACTTCGAGTTCCCCGGGATGCGCGTCCCGCACTACGCCGACTGGTGCCGCGAGGGCAACATGAACCAGCCGATGCACTATCCGCACAGCAGCATCGGCTACACCGCCACCCACGACACCGACACGACGGTCAGCTACTATCGGAGTTTACCGGACCACCAGAAGGACTGTCTGCACTACAATCTCGGCGTCGACGGCAGCGAGATCAACTGGTCGCTCATCGAGGCGGTGTGGAACTCCGAAGCGGTGCTCGCGATGACGACGGTGCCCGATTTGCTCGGGTTGGGTTCGGAAGCACGGTTCAACACGCCCGGCACTGCCGAGGGCAACTGGTCGTGGCGGTGTACGTACGAGGATCTCGAAGACAGCGTGGCCGAGCGGCTTCGCGACGTGACCGACTACACGATTCGATAG
- a CDS encoding FAD-binding and (Fe-S)-binding domain-containing protein, with amino-acid sequence MAVDEQSMVEAFEAYRASESEIADVDEYAALAAALRDAVAGEVRFDEYSQLLYATDGSIYRARPAGVVLPRTVEDVQAAVRIAAEHDAPILPRGAGSSLAGQAVGPGCVVLDFSKYMDGVLEIDPDARRARVQPGVVQDDLDDALAPHGLKFAPDPASSNRATVGGGIGNNSTGAHSVRYGITGAYTEELDVVLADGSLIRTRDVVVDGDEWEEIVAKDDLEADIYRTVRRLVEENAEEIESRYPDLKRNVSGYNLDKVVRETDEGERVMNLSKLVVGAEGTLGVVVEAELSLVSKPEETALAVYCFSDLVDAMAAVPAALEFDTSAVELMDDEVFRLARESSEFAEYAAQMPESTAAALMLEFDSELHDDFPAAIERTNDRFLAEGEAFDVVEAYTDEAQGRLWKLRKAAIPLLMSLPGDAKPYPFIEDATVPPEELAEYVTQFEQVLSDHGTSAAYFAHAGVGTLHIRPILNLKDGEDIETMRSISDAVTDLVLVHHGSFSGEHGDGLARTEFNPKMYGPQLWSAFQELKTAFDPDWRMNPGKVVFREENPTDMRQSLRYGTEYLSTEWETSLDFDEHGSFSELVELCNGCGTCRQTGSDTMCPTYRATRDEAATTRGRANLLRAAITGELDEEELYSERFQSEVLDLCIGCKGCANDCPTGVDLAKLKAEVKHQYHEREGGGLRERLFANIDCLAAVGSATAPVSNLAPKFPGARLLLKRTLGIAPDRELPTFTRQSLERWFDAREAGASATEADEKVLLFPDTYSNYIYPEAGKAAVRVLEAAGVYVELASDTAPSGRAAYSGGFLNLARERARQNVDALYPAVECGWSVIFVEPSDAVMLQDEYADLLDGDDVLELGANAYGVLEYLDTCQLSERLSARPVGKRLTYHGHCNQKALNKDHHAANVLRSVGYDVDHLDSGCCGMAGSFGYEAEHYDLSQSIVDILVGQVDESDGDTVVAPGASCRTQLGDRDDTREPAHPVELVAAALDDRP; translated from the coding sequence ATGGCGGTCGACGAGCAATCGATGGTCGAGGCGTTCGAGGCGTACCGCGCATCCGAATCGGAGATAGCGGACGTAGACGAGTACGCCGCTCTCGCGGCGGCGTTGCGCGACGCCGTCGCCGGAGAGGTCCGATTCGACGAGTACAGCCAGCTGCTGTACGCGACCGACGGCAGCATCTACCGGGCGCGTCCGGCGGGCGTCGTCCTCCCGCGCACCGTCGAAGACGTACAGGCGGCGGTGCGAATCGCCGCCGAGCACGACGCGCCGATACTCCCCCGCGGCGCGGGGTCGTCACTGGCGGGGCAGGCGGTCGGACCCGGCTGCGTCGTCCTCGACTTCTCGAAGTACATGGACGGAGTCCTCGAGATCGACCCCGACGCCCGGCGGGCGCGGGTGCAACCCGGCGTCGTCCAGGATGATTTGGACGACGCGCTCGCGCCGCACGGACTGAAGTTCGCTCCCGACCCTGCCTCCTCGAATCGGGCGACTGTCGGCGGCGGCATCGGCAACAACTCGACGGGCGCGCACTCGGTCCGCTACGGCATCACCGGAGCCTACACCGAGGAACTCGACGTGGTGCTCGCCGACGGGTCGCTGATTCGCACCCGAGACGTGGTCGTCGACGGCGACGAGTGGGAGGAGATAGTGGCGAAAGACGACCTCGAAGCCGATATTTACCGAACCGTTCGGCGTCTCGTCGAGGAGAACGCCGAGGAGATAGAGAGCCGGTACCCGGACCTGAAACGCAACGTCTCGGGCTACAACCTCGACAAGGTGGTCAGAGAGACCGACGAGGGCGAGCGGGTGATGAACCTCTCGAAACTCGTCGTCGGCGCGGAGGGGACGCTCGGGGTCGTCGTCGAGGCGGAGCTGTCGCTCGTGAGCAAACCGGAGGAGACGGCGCTCGCGGTGTACTGCTTCTCGGACCTCGTCGACGCGATGGCGGCCGTCCCCGCGGCGCTGGAGTTCGACACGAGCGCCGTCGAACTGATGGACGACGAGGTGTTCCGGCTGGCCCGCGAGTCCAGCGAGTTCGCCGAGTACGCCGCGCAGATGCCCGAGAGCACGGCGGCGGCGCTGATGCTGGAGTTCGACTCGGAACTCCACGACGACTTTCCGGCCGCAATCGAGCGGACGAACGACCGCTTCCTCGCCGAGGGGGAGGCGTTCGACGTCGTGGAGGCGTACACCGACGAGGCGCAGGGACGACTCTGGAAGCTCCGGAAGGCAGCGATTCCGCTGCTCATGTCGCTGCCGGGCGACGCGAAGCCCTATCCGTTTATCGAGGACGCGACGGTGCCGCCCGAGGAACTCGCCGAGTACGTCACGCAGTTCGAGCAGGTGCTTTCAGACCACGGCACGTCGGCGGCGTACTTCGCGCACGCCGGGGTCGGCACGCTCCACATCCGCCCCATCCTCAACCTCAAAGACGGCGAGGACATCGAGACGATGCGTTCGATCTCGGACGCCGTGACCGACCTCGTGCTGGTACACCATGGCTCTTTTTCGGGCGAGCACGGCGACGGTCTCGCCCGGACCGAGTTCAACCCGAAGATGTACGGGCCGCAACTGTGGTCGGCGTTTCAGGAGCTGAAGACGGCGTTCGACCCCGACTGGCGGATGAACCCCGGGAAGGTCGTCTTCAGAGAGGAGAACCCGACCGACATGCGGCAGTCGCTGCGCTACGGGACCGAGTACCTCTCAACGGAGTGGGAGACGAGCCTCGACTTCGACGAACACGGGAGCTTCTCCGAACTGGTCGAACTCTGCAACGGCTGCGGCACCTGCCGACAGACGGGCAGCGACACGATGTGCCCGACGTACCGGGCGACGCGCGACGAGGCGGCGACGACGCGCGGACGGGCGAACCTCCTGCGGGCGGCTATCACCGGCGAATTAGACGAGGAGGAGCTCTATTCTGAGAGATTTCAGTCGGAGGTACTGGACCTCTGCATCGGCTGCAAAGGCTGCGCGAACGACTGTCCGACCGGCGTCGACCTGGCGAAGCTGAAAGCCGAGGTCAAACACCAGTACCACGAGCGGGAGGGCGGCGGCCTGCGCGAGCGACTGTTCGCCAACATCGACTGCCTCGCCGCCGTCGGGAGCGCGACCGCGCCCGTGTCGAACCTCGCGCCGAAGTTCCCGGGTGCGCGACTGCTTTTGAAGCGGACGCTCGGTATCGCCCCCGACCGCGAGTTGCCGACGTTCACCCGCCAGTCGCTTGAACGGTGGTTCGACGCGCGGGAGGCCGGGGCCTCGGCGACGGAAGCCGACGAGAAGGTACTCCTGTTCCCCGACACCTACTCGAACTACATCTATCCGGAGGCGGGGAAAGCCGCGGTCCGGGTGCTGGAGGCGGCGGGCGTCTACGTCGAACTCGCGTCCGACACCGCGCCGAGCGGGCGGGCGGCGTACTCAGGCGGCTTTCTGAACCTCGCTCGAGAGCGGGCGAGACAGAACGTCGACGCCCTCTACCCGGCTGTCGAATGCGGGTGGTCTGTCATCTTCGTCGAACCCTCCGACGCGGTGATGCTCCAAGACGAGTACGCGGACCTACTCGACGGCGACGACGTGCTGGAACTGGGAGCGAACGCCTACGGCGTCCTCGAGTATCTCGACACGTGCCAACTGAGCGAGAGACTGTCGGCCCGACCGGTCGGCAAGCGGCTCACCTACCACGGCCACTGCAATCAGAAGGCACTGAACAAGGACCACCACGCGGCGAACGTGCTCCGGAGCGTCGGCTATGACGTGGACCATCTCGACTCCGGCTGCTGCGGGATGGCCGGGTCGTTCGGTTACGAGGCCGAACACTACGACCTCTCGCAGTCCATCGTGGACATCCTCGTCGGGCAAGTCGATGAGAGCGACGGCGACACCGTCGTCGCCCCCGGCGCGTCGTGTCGGACGCAACTCGGCGACCGCGACGACACAAGAGAGCCGGCACACCCGGTCGAACTGGTCGCGGCGGCGCTCGACGACCGGCCGTAG
- a CDS encoding M20 family metallo-hydrolase, giving the protein MHVDAARLRADIEANAEFGDIDAEEGHGRTVLCGTEANRQAREYFVERLEDAGLAVEIDAVGNVSGTWTPDSTDENAAPVAFGSHLDSVPEGGIFDGPLGVYAALEGVRAMQEAGVDPERPVVVVSFTEEEGQRFADGLLGSSVSVGVRSVEEALALEDEDGTTLEDALADVGFRGEGLLDANEWDAWYELHIEQDTQLERADVPVGVVTTITGITHCEATILGEANHAGATPMDERTDALAAAAEFVLDVERTANDVVDDSSDSAVGTVGSLNVSPNATNVVPGRVEMGIDVRDVVYESMETIVGAARESLNRLEAERGVDTAFERPFDLEPTPMADRLREAAHSAGSDAGIETIDMHSGAAHDTMHVADVTDAALLFAPSRDGISHNPREWTDWDDCAAAARVLAGAVADAAGGDSNM; this is encoded by the coding sequence ATGCACGTCGACGCAGCTCGCCTCCGGGCGGACATCGAAGCGAACGCCGAGTTCGGCGACATCGACGCCGAGGAGGGTCACGGCCGGACCGTCCTCTGCGGAACCGAAGCGAACAGACAGGCCCGCGAGTACTTCGTCGAGCGACTCGAAGACGCCGGACTCGCGGTCGAAATCGACGCCGTCGGCAACGTATCCGGCACGTGGACGCCCGACTCCACTGACGAGAACGCCGCGCCAGTCGCCTTCGGTAGCCACCTCGATTCCGTGCCCGAGGGCGGCATCTTCGACGGCCCCCTCGGCGTCTACGCCGCGCTCGAAGGCGTCCGCGCGATGCAGGAGGCGGGCGTCGACCCCGAGCGCCCGGTAGTCGTCGTCTCCTTCACCGAGGAGGAGGGCCAGCGGTTCGCCGACGGTCTCCTCGGTTCCTCGGTCTCGGTCGGCGTGCGGTCGGTGGAGGAGGCGCTCGCGCTCGAAGACGAAGACGGAACTACGCTCGAAGACGCGCTCGCCGACGTCGGTTTCCGCGGCGAGGGGCTGCTCGACGCAAACGAGTGGGACGCGTGGTACGAACTCCACATTGAACAGGACACCCAGCTCGAACGCGCCGACGTTCCGGTGGGCGTCGTGACGACCATCACCGGCATCACGCACTGCGAGGCGACGATTCTCGGCGAGGCGAACCACGCGGGCGCGACGCCGATGGACGAACGGACCGACGCGCTCGCGGCCGCCGCGGAGTTCGTCCTCGACGTCGAACGCACGGCCAACGACGTCGTCGACGACTCCAGCGATTCGGCCGTCGGCACCGTCGGGTCGCTCAACGTCTCGCCGAACGCGACGAACGTCGTCCCGGGGCGCGTCGAGATGGGCATCGACGTGCGCGACGTGGTGTACGAGTCGATGGAGACCATCGTCGGCGCGGCGCGGGAGAGCCTCAACCGCCTCGAAGCCGAACGCGGCGTCGACACCGCCTTCGAGCGCCCGTTCGACCTCGAACCGACGCCGATGGCCGACCGACTGCGCGAGGCGGCCCATTCGGCCGGTTCGGACGCCGGTATCGAGACGATAGATATGCATTCGGGGGCGGCCCACGATACGATGCACGTCGCCGACGTGACCGACGCGGCGCTGTTGTTCGCGCCGTCGCGCGACGGCATCTCGCACAACCCCCGCGAGTGGACCGACTGGGACGACTGCGCAGCGGCGGCGCGCGTCCTCGCCGGAGCCGTCGCCGACGCGGCCGGCGGCGACTCGAACATGTAG
- a CDS encoding lysylphosphatidylglycerol synthase transmembrane domain-containing protein, whose product MGTTEVTRVGSMRKRVAAGVAVVVVLAALVGLSGVSWQKIFAELRTMDPILLGAALVASLLAQLAWSSSTLLFLRTVDPEVPTGRVRLGYLTGTFAKQILPFGHAGGVPLMAYVLAEEMKLDYRGTFASVTASELVVFVASLVVAGVGFGWFVVADGVASGAELVVLGLVGVLALVAVAIVGFVKRRTAFRRVVHGVALVGRALFHRTGPRMQDRLAPAAVDRDLDEFFATFDRATGDRWMVVQAATYAAVGWVLFALPLYLGSLAVGQSLPFALVLFVVPAAGLATLLPTPGGLGGTELGLTAAVVLFAGIGLETAAAAVLVYRLCSYWFLLLVGGLSSLFLSVGFREFR is encoded by the coding sequence ATGGGAACGACGGAGGTCACCCGCGTCGGGTCGATGCGAAAGCGCGTCGCCGCGGGCGTCGCCGTCGTCGTCGTGCTCGCTGCGCTGGTCGGTCTCTCGGGCGTGAGTTGGCAGAAAATCTTCGCCGAGTTGCGGACGATGGACCCGATTCTATTGGGCGCGGCGCTCGTCGCGAGTCTCCTCGCGCAGTTGGCGTGGAGCAGTTCGACGCTGCTGTTTCTCCGGACCGTCGACCCCGAAGTGCCGACCGGACGCGTTCGCTTAGGGTATCTTACAGGGACGTTCGCGAAGCAGATTCTCCCGTTCGGCCACGCCGGGGGCGTCCCGCTGATGGCGTACGTGTTGGCCGAGGAGATGAAACTCGACTACCGCGGGACGTTCGCTTCGGTGACCGCGAGCGAACTCGTCGTGTTCGTCGCGTCGCTCGTCGTCGCCGGTGTCGGGTTCGGGTGGTTCGTCGTCGCCGACGGCGTCGCCTCGGGAGCAGAGCTCGTTGTTCTCGGACTGGTCGGCGTCCTGGCGCTCGTCGCCGTAGCAATCGTTGGGTTCGTCAAGCGACGGACGGCGTTCCGCCGCGTCGTCCACGGCGTCGCACTGGTCGGACGGGCGTTGTTTCACCGCACCGGGCCGCGGATGCAGGACCGACTCGCTCCGGCCGCGGTAGACCGCGATCTCGACGAGTTCTTCGCGACGTTCGACCGCGCGACCGGCGACCGCTGGATGGTCGTCCAGGCGGCAACGTACGCCGCCGTCGGCTGGGTGCTGTTCGCGCTTCCCCTCTATTTGGGGTCGCTGGCCGTCGGGCAGTCGCTGCCGTTTGCGCTCGTGCTGTTCGTCGTCCCGGCCGCCGGGTTGGCGACGCTGTTGCCGACGCCGGGGGGGTTGGGCGGAACCGAGCTCGGTCTTACGGCCGCCGTCGTGCTGTTCGCCGGGATCGGATTGGAGACGGCTGCGGCGGCGGTGCTGGTCTATCGACTGTGTTCGTACTGGTTTCTGTTGCTCGTCGGCGGCCTGAGTTCGCTGTTTCTCTCGGTCGGATTTCGCGAATTTCGGTGA
- a CDS encoding DJ-1/PfpI family protein, producing the protein MRAGFVTFDGMTALDFVGGFDPVTRLSTMGYVDLEWDVCASAAAQTETVTAAANLRFEVDSAGESLAGYDLLFVPGGSATRELRRDDAFVSWLETAEECPVVASVCTGSLLLGAAGFLDGRLATTHPNAFDMLEEYCEVVDARVVDEGPVVTARGVASALDVGLHLVERLTDVETRREIAAQMDYPDPFVE; encoded by the coding sequence ATGCGCGCAGGATTCGTCACCTTCGACGGGATGACCGCACTCGACTTCGTCGGCGGGTTCGACCCGGTGACTCGCCTCTCAACGATGGGCTACGTGGACCTCGAGTGGGACGTGTGCGCCTCCGCGGCGGCGCAGACGGAGACGGTGACGGCTGCCGCGAACCTCCGGTTCGAGGTCGATTCGGCGGGCGAGTCGCTCGCGGGCTACGACCTGCTGTTCGTCCCCGGTGGGAGCGCCACGCGGGAGTTACGCCGCGACGACGCGTTCGTCTCGTGGCTCGAAACGGCCGAGGAGTGTCCGGTGGTCGCGTCGGTCTGCACGGGGTCGTTGTTGCTCGGCGCGGCCGGATTCCTCGACGGGAGACTGGCGACGACCCACCCGAACGCCTTCGACATGCTGGAGGAGTACTGCGAGGTGGTCGACGCCCGCGTCGTCGACGAAGGTCCCGTCGTCACCGCCCGCGGCGTGGCGTCCGCGCTCGACGTCGGACTCCACCTCGTCGAGCGACTGACAGACGTCGAGACACGTCGGGAGATCGCGGCGCAGATGGATTACCCGGACCCGTTCGTCGAGTAA
- the thrS gene encoding threonine--tRNA ligase, whose amino-acid sequence MSDIVVTLPDGSELSVPEGSTVEDAAYEIGPGLGKDTVAGVVDGDLVDKVTELEEGAELVIVTEGSDEYLDVLRHSAAHVFAQALLRLRPEAKLTIGPWTDEGFYYDVTNVDLDEDDLREIEEQMADIVAEDYEIERFTMSREEAFDYYEENPFKQDILDTEAADEEEISFYRQGEFEDLCKGPHVESTGEIGAFKLLNISSAYWRGDEENETLTRVYGTAFTDEQELEEFVERREEAAERDHRKLGRELDLFSIDEVTGPGLPLYHPNGKRILDELADFAKGLNLDAGYDPVETPHLFRTELWKKSGHYENYVDDMFLLDVNDEEYGLKPMNCPGHATIFDQQSWSYRDLPVRYFEDGKVYRKEQRGELSGLSRVWSFTIDDGHLFVRPDQIEEEINLIIDNILTVFETFELNADVALATRPEKSVGSDEIWERAEKQLKAVLDDGDIDYYLEEGDGAFYGPKIDFGFEDALGRSWDGPTVQLDFNMPERFDLTYTGEDNEDHRPVMIHRALYGSYERFLMVLIEHFNGKFPLWLAPEQVRVLPISDDNLDYAERVADELREEGLRVGVENRSWTIGRKIQDTHTDRVPYMLIIGDNEEEAGTVSVRDRKEREENDVDRDAFRAHLREERDEKRVAPDFLD is encoded by the coding sequence ATGAGTGATATCGTAGTGACTCTGCCGGACGGTTCGGAATTGTCCGTCCCGGAGGGGTCCACGGTAGAGGACGCCGCCTACGAGATCGGACCGGGCCTCGGAAAGGACACCGTGGCGGGCGTCGTCGATGGCGACCTCGTCGACAAGGTGACGGAACTGGAGGAAGGTGCGGAACTCGTCATCGTCACCGAGGGGTCCGACGAGTATCTCGACGTGCTTCGCCACTCGGCGGCGCACGTCTTCGCGCAGGCGCTGCTCCGACTCCGCCCCGAGGCGAAACTGACCATCGGCCCGTGGACGGACGAGGGCTTCTACTACGACGTGACGAATGTCGACCTCGACGAGGACGACCTCCGCGAGATCGAAGAGCAGATGGCCGACATCGTCGCCGAGGACTACGAGATCGAACGGTTCACGATGAGCCGCGAGGAGGCGTTCGACTACTACGAGGAGAACCCGTTCAAGCAGGACATCCTCGACACCGAAGCCGCCGACGAGGAGGAGATCAGCTTCTACCGACAGGGCGAGTTCGAGGACCTCTGTAAGGGACCGCACGTCGAGTCGACGGGCGAGATCGGCGCGTTCAAACTCCTCAACATCTCGTCGGCGTACTGGCGCGGCGACGAGGAGAACGAGACGCTGACGCGCGTCTACGGCACGGCGTTCACCGACGAACAGGAGTTGGAGGAGTTCGTCGAACGGCGCGAGGAGGCCGCCGAACGCGACCACCGCAAACTAGGCCGCGAACTCGACCTGTTCTCCATCGACGAGGTGACGGGACCGGGCCTGCCGCTGTACCACCCGAACGGGAAGCGCATCCTCGACGAACTCGCCGACTTCGCGAAGGGGCTGAACCTTGACGCGGGCTACGACCCCGTGGAGACGCCGCACCTCTTTCGCACCGAGCTGTGGAAGAAGTCGGGCCACTACGAGAACTACGTCGACGACATGTTCCTCCTCGATGTCAACGACGAGGAGTACGGCCTGAAGCCGATGAACTGCCCGGGGCACGCGACCATCTTCGACCAGCAGTCGTGGAGCTACCGCGACCTGCCCGTCCGCTACTTCGAGGACGGCAAAGTCTACAGGAAAGAACAGCGCGGCGAACTCTCGGGCCTCTCGCGCGTGTGGTCGTTCACCATCGACGACGGCCACCTCTTCGTCCGCCCCGACCAGATAGAGGAGGAGATCAACCTCATCATCGACAACATCCTCACGGTGTTCGAGACGTTCGAACTCAACGCCGACGTGGCACTGGCGACGCGCCCCGAGAAGTCCGTGGGGAGCGACGAAATCTGGGAACGCGCGGAGAAACAGCTGAAAGCCGTCCTCGACGACGGTGACATCGACTACTACCTCGAGGAGGGCGACGGCGCGTTCTACGGCCCGAAGATAGACTTCGGCTTCGAGGACGCCCTCGGCCGGAGCTGGGACGGCCCGACGGTCCAGCTCGACTTCAACATGCCCGAGCGGTTCGACCTCACCTACACGGGCGAGGACAACGAGGACCACCGCCCGGTGATGATTCACCGCGCGCTCTACGGCAGCTACGAGCGCTTCCTGATGGTGCTCATCGAGCACTTCAACGGAAAGTTCCCGCTGTGGCTCGCCCCCGAACAGGTGCGCGTCCTCCCCATCAGCGACGACAACCTCGACTACGCCGAGCGGGTGGCCGACGAACTCCGCGAGGAGGGTCTCCGCGTCGGCGTCGAGAACCGCTCGTGGACCATCGGGCGCAAGATTCAGGACACGCACACCGACCGCGTGCCGTACATGCTGATCATCGGCGACAACGAGGAGGAGGCGGGCACCGTCTCCGTCCGCGACCGGAAGGAGCGCGAGGAGAACGATGTGGACCGCGACGCGTTCCGCGCGCACCTCCGCGAGGAACGCGACGAGAAGCGAGTCGCTCCCGACTTCCTCGACTGA